From one Catellatospora sp. IY07-71 genomic stretch:
- a CDS encoding ABC transporter ATP-binding protein: MSTQQTAGPLYATAAVDLVKVYGTGGTAVRALDGVTVGFTRAEFTAIMGPSGSGKSTLMHCLAGLDTATSGQALLGGTDLTRLADRVLTKVRRERIGFVFQSFNLLPQLTAAQNITLPLDLAGRRPDPELLDYLVTALGLADRLAHRPSELSGGQQQRVALARALVSRPEVVFADEPTGNLDSASGAQVLALLRDAVRDLGQTVVMVTHDATAAAYADRVLLLADGRVSGELDRPGYDAITHALSGQAVAR; encoded by the coding sequence GTGAGTACGCAGCAAACCGCCGGCCCGCTCTACGCGACGGCGGCGGTCGACCTGGTCAAGGTGTACGGCACCGGCGGCACCGCGGTCCGTGCCCTGGACGGGGTGACGGTCGGCTTCACCCGCGCCGAGTTCACGGCGATCATGGGCCCGTCCGGGTCGGGCAAGTCGACGCTGATGCACTGCCTGGCCGGGCTGGACACGGCCACCTCCGGGCAGGCGCTGCTCGGCGGGACGGACCTGACCAGGCTCGCCGACCGGGTGCTGACCAAGGTCCGGCGCGAGCGGATCGGCTTCGTGTTCCAGTCGTTCAACCTGCTCCCGCAGCTGACCGCGGCGCAGAACATCACCCTGCCGCTGGACCTGGCCGGGCGGCGGCCCGACCCGGAGCTGCTGGACTACCTCGTCACCGCGCTCGGCCTGGCCGACCGGCTGGCCCACCGCCCGAGCGAGCTTTCCGGCGGCCAGCAGCAGCGGGTGGCCCTGGCGCGGGCGCTGGTGTCCCGGCCGGAGGTCGTCTTCGCCGACGAGCCCACCGGCAACCTCGACTCCGCGTCCGGCGCGCAGGTGCTGGCGCTGCTGCGCGACGCGGTGCGCGACCTCGGCCAGACCGTGGTCATGGTGACCCACGACGCCACCGCCGCCGCGTACGCCGACCGGGTGCTGCTGCTGGCCGACGGCCGGGTCTCCGGCGAGCTGGACCGGCCCGGGTACGACGCGATCACGCACGCGCTGAGCGGGCAGGCGGTCGCCCGATGA
- a CDS encoding FtsX-like permease family protein, protein MSRTVLRTQLAALARRPARLLLTGLAVLVASFVVFATVLAQQITERTVLDGLSGTPEQAAFVVGGDATATAPDLAAVRAVPGVAEAVGRFETSVLVGSAGHGAFLQVTADPGSGPLALVRTVTGRFPQAANEIAVTARTAERVGLPLGSVANVRTGSDTPPVALTVTGIVETARDSGAQAYASEAAVAALTPGGPLGRIEVRLADGASADEARQRIQAVLDAAPRPQDMAVPGVRPGAEVRAEEAARAVEQIGNLFALVAMFVAIAVIAAGLVAASTFRIVFAQRTRQLALLRAVGAGRGGISLALAAEGALTGLVAGVVGVLAALAFGHGLPAVLGWFGVGLSGPGLPLGAALAVVCGAVAVTVAAVLAPALSAARVAPLAALRAAQTAPARRGIGGFRLVSGLLLAIGAVLSGLFIGSRLPGQDTENYAPLPMLLGLVASGMLAFLALMLLGPLLVRPLLAVAGWPLRRLGPVGRLAVGGIGGAPRRAAAVSTVVALGVTLIAGVLVGSASVQALADREMALSAPADFELTAGEQPIPAAVVAQVRDRSELAHVTPYRRLGELRIDGDPENTYDASDLDVKALPALGVLDVEAGSLADTGAGRVVLSGYFAEVLGRTAGDRLTLSREGHTVEVRIAAVLPGWVPLDSALLADPADLDRLGAPAGYSGILADAAASGEDGRTAGQRALRGVAESTGGLRLSVLADERDQYQDVLDSLLGIALGVVGLTVLIAVVGVGTTTALSVVERAAESGVLRAIGLSRARLGLMLTTESGLYGVLGATLGLLLGVPYAWLAVRALGVGAPVELPVLPLLGLFAVLVALTALAGVLPARRASRISPIAALGTGD, encoded by the coding sequence ATGAGCCGGACGGTGCTGCGTACCCAGCTGGCGGCGCTGGCCCGGCGCCCGGCGCGGCTGCTGCTGACCGGCCTGGCCGTGCTGGTCGCCTCGTTCGTGGTGTTCGCCACGGTGCTGGCCCAGCAGATCACCGAGCGGACCGTGCTCGACGGCCTCAGCGGCACGCCGGAGCAGGCGGCGTTCGTGGTGGGCGGCGACGCCACGGCGACCGCGCCGGACCTGGCCGCCGTCCGGGCCGTGCCCGGCGTGGCCGAGGCGGTGGGCCGGTTCGAGACCTCGGTGCTGGTCGGCTCGGCCGGCCACGGGGCCTTCCTCCAGGTGACGGCCGACCCGGGCAGCGGACCGCTGGCCCTGGTCCGGACCGTGACCGGGCGCTTCCCGCAGGCGGCGAACGAGATCGCGGTGACCGCCCGCACCGCCGAGCGGGTGGGCCTGCCCCTCGGCTCGGTGGCGAACGTGCGGACCGGCTCCGACACGCCACCGGTCGCGCTGACCGTGACCGGGATCGTCGAGACCGCACGCGACTCCGGCGCGCAGGCGTACGCCTCGGAGGCCGCCGTCGCCGCGCTCACCCCCGGCGGCCCGCTCGGCCGGATCGAGGTGCGCCTGGCCGACGGCGCGTCCGCCGACGAGGCGCGGCAGCGCATCCAGGCCGTGCTCGACGCCGCGCCCCGGCCGCAGGACATGGCCGTGCCGGGCGTCCGCCCCGGCGCCGAGGTGCGCGCCGAGGAGGCGGCCCGCGCCGTGGAGCAGATCGGCAACCTGTTCGCGCTGGTCGCCATGTTCGTGGCGATCGCGGTGATCGCGGCCGGGCTCGTCGCCGCGTCCACCTTCCGGATCGTGTTCGCCCAGCGCACCCGGCAGCTCGCGCTGCTGCGCGCGGTCGGTGCGGGGCGCGGCGGGATCAGCCTGGCGCTGGCCGCCGAGGGGGCGCTCACCGGTCTGGTCGCGGGCGTGGTCGGGGTGCTGGCCGCGCTGGCGTTCGGGCACGGCCTGCCGGCGGTGCTCGGCTGGTTCGGGGTGGGGCTATCCGGCCCGGGCCTGCCGCTGGGCGCGGCCCTCGCGGTGGTGTGCGGCGCCGTCGCCGTCACGGTCGCCGCGGTGCTGGCCCCCGCGCTGTCCGCGGCCCGGGTGGCCCCGCTGGCCGCGCTGCGCGCCGCGCAGACCGCCCCGGCCCGGCGCGGCATCGGCGGGTTCCGGCTGGTGTCCGGCCTGCTCCTGGCCATCGGCGCGGTCCTGTCCGGGCTGTTCATCGGGTCCCGGCTGCCTGGTCAGGACACCGAGAACTACGCGCCCTTGCCGATGCTGCTGGGGCTGGTCGCCTCCGGCATGCTCGCCTTCCTGGCCCTCATGCTGCTCGGCCCGCTGCTGGTCCGGCCGCTGCTGGCGGTGGCCGGGTGGCCGCTGCGCCGCCTCGGCCCGGTCGGGCGGCTGGCCGTCGGCGGCATCGGGGGCGCGCCGCGCCGCGCCGCGGCGGTGTCGACGGTCGTCGCCCTCGGCGTGACCCTCATCGCCGGGGTCCTGGTCGGCAGCGCCTCGGTGCAGGCCCTCGCCGACCGGGAGATGGCCCTGTCCGCCCCGGCCGACTTCGAGCTGACCGCCGGTGAGCAGCCGATCCCGGCGGCGGTCGTGGCGCAGGTGCGGGACCGGTCCGAACTGGCGCACGTGACGCCCTACCGGCGGCTCGGCGAGCTGCGGATCGACGGCGACCCGGAGAACACGTACGACGCCAGCGACCTGGACGTCAAGGCGCTGCCGGCGCTCGGCGTGCTCGACGTCGAGGCGGGTTCGCTCGCCGACACCGGCGCGGGGCGGGTGGTGCTGTCCGGATACTTCGCCGAGGTGCTCGGCAGGACGGCGGGCGACCGGCTCACCCTGTCCCGGGAAGGGCACACGGTCGAGGTGCGCATCGCCGCGGTCCTGCCGGGCTGGGTGCCGCTCGACTCTGCGCTGCTGGCCGACCCGGCCGACCTGGACCGGCTCGGCGCACCGGCGGGCTACTCCGGGATCCTGGCCGACGCCGCGGCGTCCGGTGAAGACGGGCGCACCGCCGGGCAGCGGGCCCTGCGCGGCGTCGCCGAGAGCACGGGCGGGCTGCGGCTCAGCGTGCTCGCCGACGAGCGCGACCAGTACCAGGACGTGCTCGACTCGCTGCTCGGCATCGCGCTCGGCGTCGTCGGCCTGACCGTGCTCATCGCGGTCGTCGGCGTCGGCACCACCACCGCGCTGTCCGTGGTCGAGCGGGCCGCCGAGTCCGGTGTGCTGCGGGCGATCGGCCTGTCCCGCGCCCGGCTGGGGCTCATGCTGACCACCGAGTCCGGGCTGTACGGCGTGCTCGGCGCGACGCTGGGTCTGCTGCTCGGGGTGCCGTACGCGTGGCTGGCGGTGCGGGCGCTCGGCGTCGGCGCCCCGGTGGAGCTGCCGGTGCTGCCGCTGCTCGGCCTGTTCGCGGTGCTGGTCGCGCTCACCGCTCTCGCCGGTGTGCTGCCTGCCCGCCGGGCGTCGCGGATCAGCCCGATCGCCGCGCTCGGCACCGGCGACTGA
- a CDS encoding sensor histidine kinase: MTSPLRPWWQVLGRLALLVALAVLGVFDVRYGLLRSMPPVALMRLFLPMAVAAVWLLPYRQNSRVLPRLALPVAAVSLALSGLMLLVGAAEYGSPDSWGLAETAALLGLLYVTARRASAAMAPWAVLVIGAAVVLLPLRNGTANVFVVFGLLLAIAAAVAVTAGTYVRMLDSGRRRALEEVRAAQRAEFARDLHDFIAHHVTGIIVQAQGARYVGEQDPQRALAALEQIEHAGAETMASMRRMVTVLRAPEAPLAPLATATDLAPLLDGFNRASAATARLHVDGRLDDLPVEVSTSVYRVVMEALTNVRRHAVQAGAVDVWVRRTPGWLFVRVADDGAPPRPASGREPAGYGLVGLHERVRAVGGWITAGPGIERGWVLDAAMPLTWREPA; the protein is encoded by the coding sequence ATGACATCCCCGCTACGCCCCTGGTGGCAGGTCCTCGGCCGGCTGGCCCTGCTCGTCGCGCTGGCCGTGCTCGGCGTCTTCGACGTGCGCTACGGTCTGCTGCGCTCGATGCCCCCGGTCGCGCTGATGCGGCTGTTCCTGCCGATGGCGGTGGCCGCGGTCTGGCTGCTGCCGTACCGGCAGAATTCGCGCGTGCTGCCGCGGCTGGCGCTGCCGGTCGCGGCGGTGTCGCTGGCCCTGAGCGGCTTGATGCTGCTGGTCGGCGCCGCCGAGTACGGGTCGCCGGACAGCTGGGGTCTGGCCGAGACCGCCGCCCTGCTCGGACTGCTCTACGTGACCGCCCGCCGGGCCTCGGCTGCCATGGCGCCGTGGGCGGTGCTCGTCATCGGTGCCGCGGTGGTGCTGCTCCCGCTGCGCAACGGCACCGCCAACGTCTTCGTGGTCTTCGGGCTGCTGCTGGCCATCGCGGCGGCCGTGGCGGTGACCGCCGGCACGTACGTGCGGATGCTGGACAGTGGCCGGCGGCGGGCGCTGGAGGAGGTCCGTGCCGCCCAGCGCGCCGAGTTCGCCCGGGACCTGCACGACTTCATCGCACACCACGTGACCGGCATCATCGTGCAGGCTCAGGGCGCCCGCTACGTCGGCGAGCAGGACCCGCAGCGGGCGCTGGCCGCGCTGGAGCAGATCGAGCACGCCGGGGCGGAGACGATGGCGTCGATGCGGCGCATGGTCACCGTGCTGCGCGCACCGGAGGCGCCGCTCGCGCCGCTGGCCACCGCGACGGACCTGGCGCCGCTGCTGGACGGGTTCAACCGGGCGAGCGCGGCGACGGCCCGCCTGCACGTGGACGGCAGGCTGGACGATCTGCCGGTCGAGGTGTCGACCAGCGTCTACCGGGTGGTGATGGAGGCGCTGACCAACGTCCGCCGCCACGCCGTCCAGGCCGGGGCGGTGGACGTGTGGGTACGCCGTACGCCCGGCTGGCTGTTCGTCCGCGTCGCCGACGACGGCGCCCCGCCGCGCCCGGCCAGCGGCCGGGAGCCCGCCGGATACGGCCTGGTCGGCCTGCACGAGCGGGTCCGCGCGGTGGGCGGCTGGATCACCGCCGGTCCCGGCATCGAGCGGGGCTGGGTGCTGGACGCGGCGATGCCGCTGACCTGGCGGGAGCCCGCATGA
- a CDS encoding thioredoxin encodes MYERVHLPAFGGATEWLNREPLGRPEFRARAVLVDFGTLTCINWLRTQPWTRAWAAAYRDDGLVVLGVHTPEFSFEHDVDLVRRAVRERGIDYPVAVDNDYKIWTAFDNHYWPALYFLDGDGVARDQHFGEGRYEESERTLQWLLGIERDPVQVEGAGVEAAADWDHLRTPETYLGYARGERFSADGEHLSYTLPLELRLNHWALAGAWAVERERAALQRGRGSIAFRFEARDAHLVMNRSVPASIPFRVLVDGLPPGDSHGVHVGADGAGLLDEGRMYQLIRERDRVRERTLEIAFEEPGAEAYAFTFG; translated from the coding sequence ATGTACGAACGTGTGCACCTGCCCGCGTTCGGCGGGGCGACCGAGTGGCTCAACCGTGAGCCGCTCGGTCGCCCCGAGTTCCGGGCCCGCGCCGTGCTCGTCGACTTCGGCACGCTGACCTGCATCAACTGGCTGCGCACCCAGCCCTGGACCAGGGCCTGGGCGGCGGCCTACCGCGACGACGGCCTGGTCGTGCTCGGCGTGCACACGCCCGAGTTCTCCTTCGAGCACGATGTCGACCTGGTCCGCCGAGCGGTGCGCGAGCGCGGCATCGACTACCCGGTGGCGGTCGACAACGACTACAAGATCTGGACCGCCTTCGACAACCACTACTGGCCCGCGCTGTACTTCCTAGACGGTGACGGCGTCGCCCGTGACCAGCACTTCGGCGAGGGACGGTACGAGGAGTCCGAGCGGACCCTCCAGTGGCTGCTCGGCATCGAGCGGGACCCGGTCCAGGTCGAGGGCGCCGGGGTGGAGGCGGCGGCCGACTGGGACCATTTGCGCACCCCCGAGACCTATCTCGGGTACGCGCGCGGCGAGCGCTTCTCCGCCGACGGCGAGCACCTCTCGTACACGCTTCCGCTGGAGCTGCGCCTCAACCACTGGGCGCTGGCCGGCGCGTGGGCGGTGGAACGCGAACGGGCCGCGCTGCAGCGGGGCCGCGGGAGCATCGCGTTCCGGTTCGAGGCCCGTGACGCGCACCTGGTGATGAACCGCTCGGTGCCCGCGTCGATCCCGTTCCGGGTGCTGGTGGACGGGCTCCCGCCCGGCGATTCGCACGGCGTGCACGTCGGAGCAGACGGCGCCGGGCTGCTCGACGAAGGCCGTATGTACCAGCTGATCCGCGAGCGGGACCGGGTCCGGGAGCGGACCCTGGAGATCGCTTTCGAGGAGCCGGGCGCGGAGGCGTACGCGTTCACGTTCGGCTGA
- a CDS encoding (2Fe-2S)-binding protein: protein MPSSSAADPTRIIVNGRSHPIEHADEPLLWVLRDELGLTGTHYGCGIGACGCCTVLVAGEPVRSCQITAASVGERPVTTLEGLAERGPDGQVTALHPVQQAFLETPLQCGWCLPGHVLCAVALLNRNPAPDEAAIAEAAQPNLCRCGGYNTIKAAVARAAELARRS, encoded by the coding sequence ATGCCCAGCAGTTCCGCAGCGGACCCGACACGGATCATCGTGAACGGACGGTCCCATCCGATCGAGCACGCCGACGAGCCGCTGCTGTGGGTGCTGCGCGACGAGCTGGGACTGACCGGCACCCACTACGGTTGCGGCATCGGCGCATGCGGCTGCTGCACCGTGCTGGTGGCCGGGGAGCCGGTGCGCAGCTGCCAGATCACCGCCGCGTCGGTCGGCGAGCGCCCCGTGACGACCCTGGAGGGCCTCGCCGAGCGCGGTCCCGACGGCCAGGTCACCGCGCTGCACCCGGTGCAGCAGGCGTTCCTGGAGACGCCGCTGCAGTGCGGGTGGTGCCTGCCGGGTCACGTCCTGTGCGCGGTCGCGCTGCTCAACCGGAACCCGGCGCCCGATGAGGCCGCCATCGCCGAGGCCGCGCAGCCCAACCTGTGCCGGTGCGGCGGCTACAACACGATCAAGGCGGCGGTCGCCCGCGCCGCCGAGCTGGCGCGCAGGTCATGA
- a CDS encoding epoxide hydrolase family protein, whose amino-acid sequence MSATSDATAVRPFRVETSEADLKDMHARIMHTRWPEKETVPDDTQGPTLATMQALAHYWAHDYDWYQCEERLNSYPGYLTEIDGLDFHFLHIRSKHENAMPIVICHGWPGSIIEQMKLIEPLTDPTAHGGTAEDAFHVVIPSMPGYGYSGKPTQPGWGPDRIARAYGELMNRLGYDRYVAQGGDWGAIVVDLMGAQEVPGLVGIHTNMAGVVPAEIDNLFQRNVIGAADALHHLPAGLSDEERAACEQLDFTWKHVAYALQMGSRPQTLTGLADSPVFLAAWLLDHDPRSMALISRSFAGVPEGLTRDDVLDNVTHFWLTNSGASAGRIYAENKYSFFGVKGVRLPVAVSVFPDELYQAPRSWAEQAYPNLVHYNKLPKGGHFAAWEQPGYLVDEIRTGLRPVR is encoded by the coding sequence ATGTCTGCCACATCCGACGCCACTGCGGTCAGGCCGTTCCGGGTCGAGACGTCCGAGGCCGACCTTAAGGACATGCACGCGCGGATCATGCACACCCGCTGGCCCGAGAAGGAGACCGTCCCCGACGACACACAGGGCCCGACACTCGCCACCATGCAGGCGCTGGCCCATTACTGGGCACATGACTACGACTGGTATCAGTGCGAGGAGCGGCTCAACTCGTACCCCGGCTACCTCACCGAGATCGACGGGCTGGACTTCCACTTCCTGCACATCCGGTCGAAGCACGAGAACGCCATGCCGATCGTCATCTGCCACGGCTGGCCCGGCTCGATCATCGAGCAGATGAAGCTCATCGAGCCGCTCACCGACCCGACCGCGCACGGCGGCACCGCTGAGGACGCGTTCCACGTGGTCATCCCGTCGATGCCCGGATACGGCTACTCGGGCAAGCCCACGCAGCCCGGCTGGGGCCCGGACCGGATCGCCCGGGCCTACGGCGAGCTGATGAACCGCCTGGGCTACGACCGCTACGTCGCGCAGGGCGGTGACTGGGGCGCGATCGTCGTCGACCTGATGGGCGCGCAGGAGGTGCCGGGCCTGGTCGGCATCCACACCAACATGGCCGGCGTGGTCCCGGCCGAGATCGACAACCTGTTCCAGCGCAACGTCATCGGCGCGGCGGACGCGCTGCACCACCTGCCCGCCGGGTTGTCCGACGAGGAGCGGGCCGCCTGCGAGCAGCTCGACTTCACCTGGAAGCACGTCGCATACGCGCTGCAGATGGGCTCGCGGCCGCAGACCCTGACCGGCCTGGCGGACTCGCCCGTCTTCCTGGCGGCGTGGCTGCTCGACCACGACCCGCGCAGCATGGCGCTGATCTCGCGCTCGTTCGCCGGGGTGCCCGAGGGCCTCACCCGCGACGACGTGCTCGACAACGTCACCCACTTCTGGCTGACCAACTCGGGGGCGTCGGCGGGCCGGATCTACGCGGAGAACAAGTACTCGTTCTTCGGGGTGAAGGGCGTCAGGCTGCCCGTCGCGGTCAGCGTCTTCCCCGACGAGCTCTACCAGGCGCCGAGGAGCTGGGCGGAGCAGGCGTACCCGAATCTCGTCCACTACAACAAGCTGCCCAAGGGCGGGCACTTCGCCGCCTGGGAGCAGCCCGGATACCTGGTCGACGAGATCCGCACCGGCCTGCGCCCGGTCCGGTAG
- a CDS encoding epoxide hydrolase family protein — MTVTAERAALRPFRIEIPDAELADLRARILRTRWPERETVDDESQGPRLATVQELARYWAEEYDWRRCEARLNAYPGFLTEIDGLDVHFLHVRSPHEDALPIVLCHGWPGSVVALLKVVEPLTDPTAHGGRAEDAFHVVIPSMPGYGFSGKPAAPGWGPDHVGRAWAELMRRLGYDRYVAQGGDWGAIVVDLMAAQEVPGLAGIHTNMACVVPAEIDRLFQQNIVGAADALRHLPAGLSEEERAACTQLDFTWKHVTYALQQGSRPQTLTGLADSPVFLAAWLIDLEAKGLALISRAFAGGHEPLTRDDVLDNVTLFWLTNTGVSAARLYAENSFSFFGVKGVRLPVAVSVFPDELYLAPRSWAEQGYPNLIHYHRLPAGGHFPAWEQPTSYVDEVRAGLRSLRQPG, encoded by the coding sequence ATGACAGTGACAGCCGAGCGGGCGGCGCTGCGGCCGTTCCGGATCGAGATCCCCGACGCCGAGCTGGCGGACCTGCGCGCGCGGATTCTGCGCACACGCTGGCCGGAACGGGAGACGGTGGACGACGAATCGCAGGGGCCGCGCCTGGCCACGGTCCAGGAGCTAGCCCGGTACTGGGCCGAGGAGTACGACTGGCGCCGCTGCGAGGCGCGCCTGAACGCGTACCCGGGCTTCCTCACCGAGATCGACGGGCTCGACGTCCACTTCCTGCACGTCCGCTCGCCGCACGAGGACGCCCTGCCGATCGTGCTCTGCCACGGCTGGCCCGGCTCGGTCGTCGCGCTGCTGAAGGTCGTCGAGCCGCTGACCGACCCCACGGCGCACGGCGGCCGGGCCGAGGACGCGTTCCATGTGGTCATCCCGTCGATGCCTGGCTACGGCTTCTCCGGCAAACCGGCCGCCCCCGGCTGGGGACCGGACCATGTCGGCAGGGCCTGGGCGGAGCTGATGCGCCGCCTGGGCTACGACCGGTACGTCGCGCAGGGCGGCGACTGGGGCGCGATCGTGGTCGACCTGATGGCGGCGCAGGAGGTCCCCGGTCTGGCCGGCATCCACACCAACATGGCCTGTGTGGTGCCCGCCGAGATCGACCGGCTGTTCCAGCAGAACATCGTCGGCGCGGCCGACGCGCTCCGTCACCTGCCCGCCGGGCTGTCCGAAGAGGAGCGGGCCGCCTGCACGCAGCTCGACTTCACCTGGAAGCACGTCACGTACGCGCTCCAGCAGGGCTCGCGGCCGCAGACGCTGACCGGGCTGGCGGACTCGCCCGTGTTCCTGGCGGCGTGGCTGATCGACCTCGAAGCCAAGGGCCTGGCGCTGATCTCACGTGCCTTCGCCGGTGGCCATGAGCCACTGACCAGGGACGACGTGCTCGACAACGTGACCCTGTTCTGGCTGACGAACACGGGTGTGTCCGCCGCTCGCCTCTACGCGGAGAACAGCTTCTCGTTCTTCGGCGTCAAGGGCGTGCGGCTGCCAGTCGCGGTGAGCGTCTTCCCGGACGAGCTGTACCTGGCGCCCCGGAGCTGGGCGGAACAGGGTTACCCGAACCTGATCCACTACCACCGGCTGCCCGCGGGCGGCCACTTCCCGGCCTGGGAGCAGCCGACGTCGTACGTGGACGAGGTCCGCGCGGGCCTGCGCTCCCTGCGTCAGCCCGGCTAG
- a CDS encoding response regulator transcription factor: MIKVMIADDQAMVRTGFSMIIGAQPDMAVVGEAADGVEAVDLARRVRPDVALMDIRMPRLDGLEALRLLAGPGTPDPPKVVVVTTFDLDEYVHAALRNGACGFLLKDSGPALLVEAVRAAASGDSLISPSITVRLLAHLTPSLPGRGGDDQGLSPRELEVVKLTARGLTNAEIAAQLFISLGTVKTHLGSVQTKLGARNRVEIAAWAWERRLVG; the protein is encoded by the coding sequence ATGATCAAGGTGATGATCGCCGATGACCAGGCCATGGTCCGCACCGGCTTCAGCATGATCATCGGCGCGCAGCCCGACATGGCGGTCGTCGGCGAGGCCGCCGACGGCGTCGAGGCCGTCGACCTGGCCCGCCGGGTGCGGCCCGACGTCGCGCTGATGGACATCCGCATGCCGCGCCTGGACGGCCTGGAGGCGCTGCGCCTGCTGGCCGGTCCCGGCACCCCGGATCCGCCGAAGGTCGTCGTGGTGACCACGTTCGACCTGGACGAGTACGTGCACGCCGCGCTGCGCAACGGCGCCTGCGGCTTCCTGCTCAAGGACTCCGGGCCCGCGCTGCTGGTCGAGGCGGTCCGCGCCGCCGCGTCCGGCGACTCGCTGATCAGCCCGTCGATCACGGTGCGGCTGCTGGCCCACCTGACCCCGTCGCTGCCCGGCCGGGGTGGCGACGACCAGGGCCTGTCGCCGCGCGAGCTGGAGGTCGTCAAGCTGACCGCGCGCGGCCTGACCAACGCCGAGATCGCCGCGCAGCTGTTCATCTCCCTGGGCACCGTCAAGACCCACCTGGGCAGCGTGCAGACCAAGCTCGGCGCCCGCAACCGGGTGGAGATCGCCGCCTGGGCCTGGGAACGCCGCCTGGTCGGCTGA